The DNA segment CGCCATGTTCCTCTATCAATGAAAAAATATCGAAAAAAGAAATATCGAGTGGAGATCTGTTGGTGACCGTGAGGAAGGAGAGGGAAGACGGATGGGTGGGGAGTGCCTGAGCCGATGAGACGAGGCCTGTTCTGTCTGTCGGTGTTCCTGATGCTGGCCCTTCTGCTGGGGGGCGTATCCTTCTATCTGAAGCAGCCCAGTTCCTTTTGGGAGGGGGTGCTCCCCATTCCCGTGGGGGAGGTGCGCCTTGTCCTCGTCCACCCAAGGATGAACGCCCGGCAGATCGCTCAGGCCTTTTTCGACCAGGGCGCCTTAACGGAACCCTCCGCAAAACTGGCCCGATGGATGGCGCGTTTTGGGCTGGACCGCAGTTTTCGGCCCGGAAGCTACCGTGTTATGCGTTCCGATGCCTGGAGCCTGGCGCGTCAGCTTCGGACGGCGCGCCCGTTGCTGGCGAAGGTGACCATTCTTCCGGGGGCGGATATCTTTTCCCTGAGGGACCTCTTTCGTCCGGAACAAAACCCCGACGCTCCGGGAAGCGGCGACCTCCTGAGACGTTCCATCCTGGACGGCCGCAGCTACCCCGAGGCGATGCGCGCGGTGCTTCCCGACGAGGAGGAGTCGAGGATCGCGTGGCTGCTCCCGGATACTTATCTTCTCGTCGAGGAGTCCCCGGAGGAGCTGGTGCGCGTTGCGGCGCACGCCTGGTGGGATCGGTTCGGCGCATCGGCTTTGGCTATGGCCTCGTCGGACCTTCTGGCCGCGGCGAAGATTGCCTCGATGGTGCAGCGCGAGGCCCTGTGGGATGCGGAGGGCCCCGCGATTGCGGAGGTTATCCGAAACCGGCTGGAAAAGAACATGCCGCTGCAGATAGACGCGACGGTGGTCTATGCCTGGAAGCGCCTGGGGCGGAAGGTGACGCGGGTGCTTCACAGCG comes from the uncultured Fretibacterium sp. genome and includes:
- the mltG gene encoding endolytic transglycosylase MltG gives rise to the protein MRRGLFCLSVFLMLALLLGGVSFYLKQPSSFWEGVLPIPVGEVRLVLVHPRMNARQIAQAFFDQGALTEPSAKLARWMARFGLDRSFRPGSYRVMRSDAWSLARQLRTARPLLAKVTILPGADIFSLRDLFRPEQNPDAPGSGDLLRRSILDGRSYPEAMRAVLPDEEESRIAWLLPDTYLLVEESPEELVRVAAHAWWDRFGASALAMASSDLLAAAKIASMVQREALWDAEGPAIAEVIRNRLEKNMPLQIDATVVYAWKRLGRKVTRVLHSDLSIDSPYNTYRFVGLPQHPICVPSSSAWDAALGSEENPYYYYVARKNGYHYFSSTYEGHLQNIKKARSE